A region of the Polaribacter sp. L3A8 genome:
CTCCTCTTAGCACTGCATTAAACCAAATGCTACATTCTTTTCCTAGAGAAACTTCGCCAACAATAGTTGCATTTTCGGCTACGTAACAATCTTCTGGTATTTGCGGATAATTCCCTCTTACTTCTTTTATAATTGCCATAATTTAAGTTCTAAAAATGAACTATAAATTTACTTAAAATAAGATAATAAATTCGCTTTTTGAGAGGCAGAAACTAAAATTTCTTTTCCGTTAGAAACAAGTACGCTTCCTCCTTTCCCCTTTTTATACTTGGTTATGGCATTTACATTTACCAAGTAAGATTTATGAATTCTGGCAAACGTATATTCCGTTAAAGCTTCTTCGAAATATTTTAAGGTTTTGCTCACTAATTTCTTAGAATTTGCCAAATGAATTTCGGTATAATTATCGTCTGCTTTACAAAAAACAATGTCATTTATATCTAAAACCTCAAAACCATCTTGTTGCGGAATGGTAATTTTACCGGTTGCCGAATTTGTTTTTGGCGCTAATATTTGATGTTGTAACTGGTTTTCTTTTTCCTTAATTTCTGTAACAATATTTACCGCTTTTATCAGCTCATCAATAGAAATTGGTTTTAGTAAATAATAGCTTGCATGACTGTTTAAGGCCTCTATTGCATAATGATCGTAGGCGGTTACAAAAACGGTTTCAAAGGTTCTGTTTTCTACTTTTTCTAATAAATCGAACGCATTACCAAAAGGCATTTCTACATCTAAAAACACCAAATCTAATTCGTGTTCTTGTATTAATTTGTAACCATCATCAATATTACTTGCCTCTCCCAATAACTGAACATTAGGGCAATATTTACCAATATAATTTCGCAAAATATCTCTACTAATTTGCTCGTCTTCTACAATGATTGCTTTTAATTTCATTCCTTTTTTTTGTTATTACTCAGAGATACACAGAGCATCTTCACAGAGATTCACCGAGTTTTTACTGTTTTATTTGTGTTATTTCGCAGAGATACACTGAGGTTTCTTTATTTGAATTTTCATCAGAAATAGTATAGGTTTTCACGAACGAGTATGTTTCTTTTTAAAATAATTCTCAGTGAAACTCAGCGTCTTTCTCTGTGAATCTCTGTGTTACAACTACTTTTTTTTCAACAACAATACTACTTTGGTTCCTTCTCCGTTTTCTATAACATCAGAAACCTCCACAGAAACTCTATCTTTATACATATCATTTAAAATAGCAATTCTATTTTTTATATTATTCATTCCTTTAGATTTCTGTTTTAGCTGATTTTTCGTCTTTAATTCTTGCGATTTTTCCCGTCCAATTCCATTGTCTGTTATGGTAACAGAAACTGTATCATCATCTTTTTTATCGATAGAAACAGCTAACTGCCCAATCTCTTTTCTATATCTTAATCCGTGCCAAATTGCGTTTTCTATATAAGGTTGCAACAACATTGGCGGAATAGAAAATTGTTTTAAATCGATGTTTTCATCCACAGAAATCGTATAATCGAATTTATCCTTAAAACGATTATGCTCTAACTTTACATACAATTCTAGCAGTTCAATTTCTTTGGTTAAGGGAATAAAATCTTCATCAGAATTTTCTAAAACAGCACGCATTAATGAAGAAAATTCAGACAAATATCTGTTTGCATTTCTTTCATCATTAACAGCAATAAAACTATTTACAGAGTTTAAAGCATTAAAAATAAAATGCGGATTCATTTGAGAACGCATCGATTTTAATGCCAACAAATTATTGGCTAATTTCTGTTGTTTAATATTTCTAAACATAAAATACGCTAACAAACTCATCAATAAAAAACCACCAACTAAAGAGTAAATAATCATTCGTTGTTTTTGATTACTTTCTTCAGATAATTTTTGATCTATATACGCCAAACTAATTTTACTTTCTGCCAATTCTTTGTCCTTTTCTAAACTAGAAATTCGGTTTTGATTGTCTGATATTTTCTTAGAAAACCTTTTTACTTGCTGAATTTCTTGCTCTTTTTGTATGTAAGATTCATCTACCAACTTTACATAATCTTGGTAACTTTTTAAAGCCTTGTCATACGCACCAACAGTTGCATATACTTCAGATAATTTTCTGGTAGCATCTTTTTCTATGGTAATGTCTTTCTTTTCGTCGGCATCTTTTTTACTTTTTTCTAAAAACGGAATTGCTTTTTTATAGTCTTCTTTTAAAATATAAGCGTTACCAATCTTGTAATTTATTTTTTGAGAAGTAATCGAATCTGGTTCTAAATTAAGTTTCTTTTCTGATGTTTTATGACTCTCAGCCTTAATTAAACTTTCTTTTCGTAGTTTAATTTCATCATCAAACTGACGATTAGAATTGTAAAAATCGGCTACTTTATCTTCCTCTTCTAAAGATCTGTCTACATTTTCTTTGGCGGCTAAATTCAGTGAATTATTAAACTGAATATTTGCTTCTGCAACATTTCCTTCAGATGCAAAAACAGTTGCCAACTTAGAGTTTAAATCGGTAATTTTAGAAGTAACCAAACGCTCTTTGGCGAGTTCTAAAGATTGTTTATAATACGTTTTAGCGGTGTTGTATTTTTTTGATGAAAAATCTACATCTCCCAAACCTTCTAAAACAAGAATACGCTCATAATTGCTTAGTTTCTGGTTTAATAAATTAGTGTATGTATTTTTACTTCCTTTAAATTCTTTTAATAAAAACTGAGCATTTGCTAAAGCAATTTCTGTGGCAGTATTTTCCTTTATTTGAATAGATAATTTATAATTATTGACCGCTAAATCGTACTGTTTCCAATACAAATAAACATCTGCTAAGGTTTTATAAGAAACAGCATTTCGTTGTTTAGATTGATTATTCTGCAACGCTTTTTCTACAAAAGACAAACTTAAATCGATATCTTTTTTCTTGTAAAAATTTACCGAATCTAAATATTGATGATAAAGATCTGTTGCGCTAATCGATTTCATTTTACGAGAACTTTTACTAAGAACAGCTTCTCTTTCTGCAGGTAAACCTTCTACCAAAATCTTTATTTCTTCATCCGATTTTATCGTATAATAAACCGTTTCAAAATCTGGATGAGAAACCCTTAACTGATCGCCTACTTTGGCCTTTATTAAGTAATAACTATAAATCTCATTATAATTAAAATACTTACCGCTTACAAAAACCTCTGCATTTTTAATATAATCCCCAGAGTCTTTATTTTCTACAACAACCTCTACATCGAATTCATTGTTTTGCAAACCTGTATGTATTTCTTGTGCAGAAACAGTTACAAATAAGCATATAAAAAGGCAGGTTATGTAATTTCTTAAAATCATTTTGTTATTTAATACTGTAAACATACACACAAAAAAGCATCAAAAAAAATAGCTAATCTTCTAATATATCCATTTTACTTATTAAAAATTAAGGTTTACTCATTTTGATTTCCCTTTCACTCAAGCAAAAGGAGGTTTTACTCATTGGCTGTTTTTTAAGAATTAAGTTGGTGTTAATATTGACTTATCAAAAACAACCAAACTTTTAATCATTTATAAAACATTAAAACAATCTATCATGAAAAAAATCGCATTAAAAGTCGTATCCGTATTACTCTTATTTGTTTCCATCAACAACTTTGCTGTAGACAAGCCATCATCAGAAAAAACAAAAAAACAAACTATTAAAGTCGCTTTACTACTAGACACCAGTAGCAGTATGGATGGACTGATAAACCAAGCAAAAGCACAACTTTGGGAAATTGTAAACGAACTTTCGTATGCTAAATACGGCATTGAAAAACCGAATTTAGAAATTGCTTTGTATGAATATGGAAACTCTACTTTATCTTCTAGAGAAGGATATATTAAACAAGTGTTGCAGTTTAGTAATGACTTAGATGAAATCTCCGAAAAACTATTTTCTTTAACTACAAGTGGAGGAAATGAGTTTTGCGGACAAGTAATAAAAACGTCTTTAAACGAACTTTCTTGGGGCGAAAATAAAAACGATTTAAAAATAATTTTTATTGCAGGTAACGAACCTTTTACACAAGGTAAAATCAATTATAAAGATGCTATTACAGACGCAAAAGAAAAAGATGTAATTATCAATACGATATTTTGTGGCAACTATTCTACCGGAATTTCTGGAATGTGGAAAGATGGTGCCGATTTGGGGGGTGGCGATTATATGACCATAAATCAAGATAAAAAAATTGTGCATGTAGTAACTCCTTATGATGATGACATTATCATTCTAAACAAAAGATTGAACAAGACTTATATTTATTACGGAATCAATGGATATTCTAAATTTTCTTCTCAGAAAGAACAAGATATGAATGCTGAATTTTTAGATGAAGTGGTTATTGTTAAACGTGCCGTTAGTAAAAGTTCTCGTTTGTACGACAATTCTTCTTGGGATTTGGTAGATGCTGATAAAAAGCAAAAAGTAGATTATAATAAAATTGAAAAAGAAAAACTGCCGAAAGAATTACAAAATAAATCTGAAATTGAAATTAAAAATTATGTAAAATCGAAAGCAAAAGAACGAACTGAAATTCAGCAAAAAATTAAAGAATTAGATGCAAAAAGAAGAAGTTTTATTGCTAAAAAACAAAAAGAAGGCAGTAATAAAAATGAGCTAGACAATGTTATGATCAAGGCTATAAAAAGACAAGCAAAATTAAAAAATTACGCTTGGTAAAAGGTAATATTGCAGCTACCTAGAGCATTTCATAGAGATTCACGGAGAAAAAACATTAGACCTTCTCTATGAGTCTCTGTGATTTTACTCTGTGAATCTTTCTGTTATAACTATACTTATTTTACACCTCAATTGAAACCACCAAACCTTCGTTACTTCTTACATTAAAGACAGTTTCGTCTTCAAAAATTAAATATTGTCCTTTTATTCCAACCAATGTTCCTGTATAAGTTGGCGTTTTAATTAAGTTTAAACTTTTAGGTTTTAAAGGATATTTTACAACCGGAAAGTTAATATGTGTCTCAACATTATCTTCAATAAAATACTGTTTTGCTTCTTCTGGGATAAACTCTTTTAATCGATCTCTCCATTCCATTAAGCTTACATCTTCAACGTCATTCTTTAACATTTTACGCCAATTGGTTTTATCTGCCACATAATCTTTTAAAGCAACCTCGGTAATACCTGCTAAATAACGGTTGGGAGTTTCTACTATTTCAATAGCTTCATGCGCTCCTT
Encoded here:
- a CDS encoding LytR/AlgR family response regulator transcription factor — its product is MKLKAIIVEDEQISRDILRNYIGKYCPNVQLLGEASNIDDGYKLIQEHELDLVFLDVEMPFGNAFDLLEKVENRTFETVFVTAYDHYAIEALNSHASYYLLKPISIDELIKAVNIVTEIKEKENQLQHQILAPKTNSATGKITIPQQDGFEVLDINDIVFCKADDNYTEIHLANSKKLVSKTLKYFEEALTEYTFARIHKSYLVNVNAITKYKKGKGGSVLVSNGKEILVSASQKANLLSYFK
- a CDS encoding tetratricopeptide repeat-containing sensor histidine kinase, with the translated sequence MILRNYITCLFICLFVTVSAQEIHTGLQNNEFDVEVVVENKDSGDYIKNAEVFVSGKYFNYNEIYSYYLIKAKVGDQLRVSHPDFETVYYTIKSDEEIKILVEGLPAEREAVLSKSSRKMKSISATDLYHQYLDSVNFYKKKDIDLSLSFVEKALQNNQSKQRNAVSYKTLADVYLYWKQYDLAVNNYKLSIQIKENTATEIALANAQFLLKEFKGSKNTYTNLLNQKLSNYERILVLEGLGDVDFSSKKYNTAKTYYKQSLELAKERLVTSKITDLNSKLATVFASEGNVAEANIQFNNSLNLAAKENVDRSLEEEDKVADFYNSNRQFDDEIKLRKESLIKAESHKTSEKKLNLEPDSITSQKINYKIGNAYILKEDYKKAIPFLEKSKKDADEKKDITIEKDATRKLSEVYATVGAYDKALKSYQDYVKLVDESYIQKEQEIQQVKRFSKKISDNQNRISSLEKDKELAESKISLAYIDQKLSEESNQKQRMIIYSLVGGFLLMSLLAYFMFRNIKQQKLANNLLALKSMRSQMNPHFIFNALNSVNSFIAVNDERNANRYLSEFSSLMRAVLENSDEDFIPLTKEIELLELYVKLEHNRFKDKFDYTISVDENIDLKQFSIPPMLLQPYIENAIWHGLRYRKEIGQLAVSIDKKDDDTVSVTITDNGIGREKSQELKTKNQLKQKSKGMNNIKNRIAILNDMYKDRVSVEVSDVIENGEGTKVVLLLKKK
- a CDS encoding vWA domain-containing protein, with product MKKIALKVVSVLLLFVSINNFAVDKPSSEKTKKQTIKVALLLDTSSSMDGLINQAKAQLWEIVNELSYAKYGIEKPNLEIALYEYGNSTLSSREGYIKQVLQFSNDLDEISEKLFSLTTSGGNEFCGQVIKTSLNELSWGENKNDLKIIFIAGNEPFTQGKINYKDAITDAKEKDVIINTIFCGNYSTGISGMWKDGADLGGGDYMTINQDKKIVHVVTPYDDDIIILNKRLNKTYIYYGINGYSKFSSQKEQDMNAEFLDEVVIVKRAVSKSSRLYDNSSWDLVDADKKQKVDYNKIEKEKLPKELQNKSEIEIKNYVKSKAKERTEIQQKIKELDAKRRSFIAKKQKEGSNKNELDNVMIKAIKRQAKLKNYAW
- a CDS encoding DUF2797 domain-containing protein gives rise to the protein MIYQGVLKKMMTENAEQIQYYLDMKTDFINMNQLLNKEITIKFITYECLNCHLEKTIYRQGFCKSCFFEIPSAADWIMKPELSKAHLGIEDRDLAYEQAVQLKPHIVYLANSSNVKVGVTRKQQVPTRWIDQGAHEAIEIVETPNRYLAGITEVALKDYVADKTNWRKMLKNDVEDVSLMEWRDRLKEFIPEEAKQYFIEDNVETHINFPVVKYPLKPKSLNLIKTPTYTGTLVGIKGQYLIFEDETVFNVRSNEGLVVSIEV